The stretch of DNA CCCTGCAGAATGCCCAGGAAGAACTGCAACACAGCATCGACCAGGCCACCGAGGACGTCCGGCAAAACCTGGAAACCATCGAGATCCAGAACATCGAACTGGACCTGGCGCGCAAGGAGGCCCTGGAGGCCAGCCGGATCAAGTCGGAATTCCTGGCCAACATGAGTCACGAGATCCGCACGCCGCTCAACGGTATTCTCGGTTTCACCCACCTGTTGCAGAAAAGCGAACTGACCCCGCGCCAGCTGGATTACCTGGGCACCATCGAAAAATCCGCCGACAGCCTGCTGGGGATCATCAACGAAATTCTCGACTTCTCGAAAATCGAAGCCGGCAAGCTGGTGCTCGACAGCATTCCGTTCAACCTGCGCGATCTGTTGCAGGACACCCTGACCATCCTCGCCCCGGCCGCCCACGCCAAGCAGCTGGAACTGGTCAGCCTGGTGTATCGCGATACCCCGCTGTCGCTGGTGGGCGACCCGCTGCGCCTCAAGCAGATCCTCACCAACCTGGTGAGCAACGCCATCAAGTTCACCCGCGAAGGCACTATCGTCGCCCGCGCCATGCTCGAAGAAGAACACGAAGACAGCGTGCAACTGCGCATCAGCATTCAGGACACCGGCATCGGCCTGTCGAACCAGGACGTGCGCGCCCTGTTCCAGGCCTTCAGCCAGGCCGACAACTCGTTGTCGCGCCAGCCTGGCGGTACCGGCCTGGGGCTGGTAATTTCCAAGCGCCTGATCGAACAGATGGGTGGCGAGATCGGTGTCGACAGCACGCCCGGCGAAGGTTCGGAGTTCTGGATCAGCCTGCGCCTGCCGAAAACCCGCGACGACGCCGAAGACCTGCCCGCCCCGCCGCTGCTCGGCAGGCGGATCGCGGTCCTGGAGAACCATGAGCTGGCGCGCCAGGCCCTGCAGCATCAACTCGAGGACTGCGGTCTGGAAGTGACGCCGTTCAATACCCTGGAAGCCCTGACCAACGGCGTGACCGGAGTGCACCAGACCGAACAGGCGATCGATCTGGCGGTGCTCGGCATCACCAGCAATGACATGCCGCCGGAACGCCTCAACCAGCACATCTGGGACCTCGAACACCTGGGCTGCAAAGTGCTGGTGCTGTGCCCGACCACCGAACAGACGCTGTTCCACCTGTCAGTGCCCAACCCTCACAGCCAGTTGCAGGCCAAACCAGCCTGCACCCGCAAACTGCGGCGCGCCCTGGCCGACCTGGTCAACCCCAAGGTGGTGCGCAACGAGCCGAGCGAACCGATCGCCAGTCGCCCGCCACGGGTGCTGTGTGTCGATGACAACCCGGCCAACCTGCTGCTGGTGCAGACCCTGCTCGAAGACATGGGCGCCAAGGTGCTCGCGGTCGACAGCGGCTATGCGGCAGTCAAGGCGGTGCAGAACGAATCATTCGACCTGGTGATGATGGACGTGCAGATGCCCGGCATGGACGGCCGCCAGAGCACCGAGGCGATTCGTCAGTGGGAGAGCGAACGCAACTGCACGCCGCTGCCGGTGATCGCCCTCACCGCCCACGCCATGGCCAACGAAAAACGCGCGCTGCTGCAAAGCGGCATGGACGACTACCTGACCAAGCCCATCAGTGAGCGGCAACTGGCTCAGGTGGTGCTGAAGTGGACCGGTCTGGCCCTGCGCAACCAGGGGCCGGAACGCACCGGCGAACCGTCCGGCAACGGCCTCGAGCTGCAAGTGCTGGATCACGACGAAGGTTTGCGCCTGGCCGCCGGCAAGGCGGACCTGGCCGCCGACATGCTGGCGATGCTCCTGGCCTCGCTGGAGGCCGACCGTGAAGCGATTCGCGCCGCCCGTGCCGCCAACGACCACAATGCGCTGATCGAACGGGTCCACCGTCTGCACGGGGCGACCCGCTACTGTGGGGTGCCGCAGTTGCGCGCCGCCTGCCAGCGCAGCGAAACCCTGCTCAAGCAGGAAGACGTCAAGGCCTTCGCCGCCCTCGACGAACTCGAACGGGCCATCAACCGCCTGGCCACGGAGGCCCGCATCAACGCCTGACCCAGGGCAACGACAGGTTTGCCCCGAAGGTTCATGCTCGGAGCAACCTCCTACAAGGACGACGCCATGCGCACGATTCTCTTCAGCAGCCAGAACTATGACCGCGACAGCTTCCTCGGCACCGATCTGCCGCCGGGCATCGAGCTACAGTTCCAGGCCGCGCGCCTGAGCCTGGACACCGCGGCCCTGGCGGAGCACCACGAAGTGGTCTGCGCCTTTATCAATGACGACCTGAGCGCCCCGGTGCTGGAGCAACTGGCCGCCGGCGGCACGCGCCTTATCGCGCTGCGCTCGGCCGGCTACAACCATGTCGACCTGGCCGCGGCCAAACGCCTGGGCCTGAGCGTGGTCCGGGTCCCGGCCTATTCTCCCCATGCCGTGGCCGAGCACGCCGTGGCCCTGATCCTGGCGCTGAACCGCCGCCTGCACCGCGCCTACAACCGCACCCGCGAAGGCGACTTCAGCCTGCACGGCCTGACCGGCTTCGACCTGGTGGGAAAAACCGTCGGCATCGTCGGCACCGGGCAGATCGGCGCCACCTTTGCCCGGATCATGGCCGGCTTCGGCTGCCAGTTGCTGGCCCACGATCCCTTCCCCAACCCGCAAGTCGAGGCCCTGGGCGCACGTTACCTGAGCCTGCCGGAGCTGCTGGCCCAGGCGCAGATCATCAGCCTGCACTGCCCGCTCACCGCCGACAGCAAACACCTGATCAACCGCCAGAGCCTGGCCCGGATGCAACCGGGCGCAATGCTGATCAACACCGGCCGCGGCGGCCTGGTGGATACCCCGGCACTGATCGAGGCCCTGAAGAACGGCCAACTGGGCTACCTGGGGCTGGATGTCTACGAAGAGGAGGCGCAGCTGTTCTTCGAGGACCGCTCCGACCTGCCGCTACAGGACGACGTGCTGGCGCGGCTGCTGACCTTCCCCAACGTGATTGTCACCGCCCACCAGGCCTTCCTCACCCGCGAGGCCCTGGCGGCGATCGCCGACACCACCTTGCACAACATCGCCGCCTGGGCCGCCGGCGCGCCCTGCAACCGGGTGGAAGGCTGAATCGACGGACCGGCGGTAAGCGAAGGTCATCTGCCTGCAACCTGAGATATCGGGGTGCGTGCTAGCATACGCGCCAGATTTGGAGGACCCATGGTCGAACACGATTTCCGCTACAGCCTGATGAACCCGCAACACACTCTGATCGAATGCCGCGCCCTGGTGCCCGGCCGCTATCAGGTCACCGGCAACGGTGGTTCCATCCGCAACGACGACGTGCTGATCGTCACCCTCAAGGGCAGCAAGGACCTATCGATGCGCCTGACGGTGGAAACCGTGCGGCACCTGATCAACCCGGTCGGCCAGTGGGTCGCCGTGGCCCGTGGTCCGGTATTCGGCGAGCTGGCGATCCATCAGTGGCAGGTCAACTGCGACAGCTGCGCGGCCGAGCTGAGCTTCGAGTTCGCGGTGGACGCCAAGCTGGGCAGCAAGGCGCAAAAGCCCGCGGCCAGCGCGCGGATCGCCGAGCTGGGCTGGATCAGCGAAGGGGAAAAACACCTGTGCCCGAAATGCCAGCGAGCCGCCCAATGAAACGCCTGGCGTTGATCGCCGCGTTCGGCGCCGGCCTGCTGGGTTGCGCGGCGGAGCCGGTGAAACTGCAGCAGGATCGCAGCTACATCCTGGAGTGGATCGGCGAGCGTCCGCTGATCGACTACAGCCACCTGACCATCACCCTCGGTGAAGACGGTCGCGCCTACGGTAACGGCGGCTGCAACCATTGGTTCGCGCCCTATACCCTGGAGGGCGACAAGCTCAGCTTCGGCAAGGTCGGCAGCACCCGCAAGCTGTGCGCGCCAGCCCTGATGGAGCAGGAACGACGCTTCCTGCAGGCGTTGGAAACCGTCCAGCGCTGGGACATTTCCCCAATCGAGCAAGTGCGCTTCTGGCCGGCCGAAGGCAAGCCGTTGCGCTGGTGGCTCGAGGAAGGTTGATACCGCCCCCTGTAGCCGCTGCCGCAGGCTGCGATAAGGTACGCAGGACCTTCAGCGATCCCGAGATCGCAACGGCCTTGCAGGCCGATCGCAGCCTGCGGCAGCGGCTACAGATCAATGCCCGCGCAGGGCTTCCAGCTTCGCCATCACGCCCGCCGCGGTCTGTTCGCCCATCAGTTGCTCACGCACCTTGCCCTGGTCATCGATGATGTAGGTCACCGGCAAGCCTTCGCTGCGTGGCAAGTCGAAAATCTCCGCCGGGTTCTGCGCCAGCACGGTGAACTTGATCCCCAGTTTTTCACTGGCGCTCTTCAGTTCTTCGCCCTGGACGTTATCGAAATTGACCCCCAGCACACTCACCGGCTGGCCCTTGAGCCCTTCGGCCAATGCATTGAGCTCGGGAATCTCGGTGCGGCACGGCCCACACCATTCGGCCCAGTAATTGAGCACCAGCCACTGCTTGTCCACGCGCTCGGCGGCGACTTTCCGGCCATATTGATCGACCCCGTAATCGTTACCGCAGCCGCTCAGCAACAAAGTGCCGATGATCGCCAATGCCGCTGCCAGTTGCCTTGCCATGCCTTGATCCTTGTATTGAAAAAAACCGTCAAACCCGCTTTCTCGTGCGCCCCATCGCCTCGCAAGGTTCAGGACTGCCCGTCGCACAGGTAGAATAGCCGCCACCTTACGCAAGATGCGACCCGCCCATGACCGATCTGACGCTTTATCACAACCCGCGCTGCTCGAAATCCCGCGGTGCGCTGGAACTGCTGGAAGCCCGTGGCCTGACCCCGACCGTGGTCCGCTACCTGGAAACCCCGCTCGATGCCGCCCAGCTGCAAAGCCTGCTGGGCAAGCTCGGGATCGGCGCCCGCCAGCTGCTGCGCACCGGCGAAGACGAGTACAAGACCCTCAACCTGGCCGACGCCAGCCTCAGCGAAGCGCAGCTGATCGCCGCCATCGCCGCGCACCCGAAACTCATGGAACGGCCGATTCTCGAAGTCGGCGACAAGGCCATCATCGGCCGGCCGCCGGAGAACGTGCTGGAGATCCTGCCTTGAGTACGCCGTACATCCTGGTTCTCTACTACAGCCGCAACGGCTCGACCAACGAGATGGCCCGGCAGATCGCCCGGGGCATCGAACAAGGTGGCATGGAAGCGCGCCTGCGCACCGTGCCGGCGATATCCGCCGACTGCGAGGCCGTGGCCCCGAGCATCCCGGAAGACGGCGCGCTGTACGCCAGCCTCGACGACCTGAAGCACTGCTCCGGCCTGGCTTTGGGCAGTCCGACCCGGTTCGGCAACATGGCCGCGCCGCTGAAGTACTTCCTCGACGGCACCAGCAACCTGTGGCTGACCGGCGCCCTGGTGGGCAAGCCGGCCGGGGTGTTCACCTCCACCGCCAGCCTGCACGGCGGCCAGGAAACCACCCTGCTGTCGATGATGCTGCCGCTGCTGCACCACGGCATGCTGATCACCGGCCTGCCCTACAGCGAGTCGGCCCTGCTGGAAACCCGTGGCGGTGGCACGCCTTACGGTGCCAGCCACCATGCCGGCGCCGATGGCAAGAGCCCGCTGAACGAGCACGAGGTCGCCCTCTGTCGCGCCCTGGGCCTGCGCCTGGCCAAGACTGCCCTGCAACTGGAGAGCAGCCGTGGCTAAAAAGCCGAAGATCCTGCCGGCCATCGAATGGCTGGAGCCGCGCGTACGCATCACCCGGGTGCTGAGCCTGATCTGCTTTTTCGGCCTGGTCGGCCTGCTCTGCGGCTACTACCTGTTCGTCGCCGACCTGCATGGCGCCCGGCCCTGGGTGATCCTGCTGATCGAACTGGTGCCGCTGCTGCTGATGGCGCCGGGCATGCTGGTGGGCAGCGCCCGCGGGCATTCCTGGATGTGCTTTGTGGTGAACCTGTATTTCATCAAGGGCGCGCTGGCCGCCTACGACCCGAACCGGCAACTGTTCGGCATCCTGGAGATGCTGGCCAGCCTGGCAGTGTTCTGCTCGGCCCTGCTCTACGTGCGCTGGCGCTTCCAGCTCAACCGCAAGCTGGCGGGCGAAGGCCAGGTCAGCGCCGCCTGACGGCCCGCTATCGCGGGCAGGCCTCGCTCCCACAGAACACCGAATGCTTCTGTAGGAGCGAGGCCTGCCCGCGATGAACCCAACCCAATTGCCGGATCAGTGATTGACCGTATACGCCAGCATCATCGAGATCTGGCACAGCGGCCGGCCACTTTCGGCGTGCCACTGGTTGAAGGCGCCCTGCACGGTGGCCAGGTCCTTGAGGCTGCTAGGTACCTTGTCGATGATCTGCTGCGCATTCAGCGCCGCCACCACGTCATAGGTCGGCACGAAGGTGTCCTTGCCGACCATTCGCAGAAAGCGCGGGGCCGACAGGCCGCCCAACTGGTGACCGTGCTTGGCCAGGTACTTCCACAGGCCGACGATGTCGGTCACCGGCCAGTCGGCGATCAAGGCGCCGAAACTGCCCTTCTCCTTTTCCACGTCGAGCACCATCTGCGCATTGCGCGGCACGCTCTTGAGCTTGCCCAGGTGGCGAATGATCCGCGTGTCCTGCATCAGCCGCTCGAGGTGCTCGGCGCCCATCAGCACCACTTTCTGTGGGTCGAAGCCAAAGAACACCTCTTCGAAGGCCGGCCACTTGGCGTCCACCAGGCTGTGCTTCAAGCCGGCGCGGAATACCCGCAGGGCCAGGGTCGAGAGGTAACGGTCATCGCTGATCTTGCGCAATTGCGCCGGGGTTTTCGGCACCGGCAGATGGGCTTCCAGCTCGGCCGCCGAACCGAAGCGGTTCAGACAGTATTCGTGCAGCCACTTGTAATCGCGCATGCCCTCTCCTAATGACGATAAAGAAACGGCGCTCAGAGGAGCGCCGTGATTCCACGATACAGAGCCGCGAGACGACTCAGAGGTTCACCACATTGACGAAACGCGAAGCCGCGGTTTCATCGATCTTCAGGCTGGTGAAGTCGAACAGGTTGCGGTCCGCCAGCTGCGACGGCACCACGTTCTGCAGGCCGCGGAAAATGCTTTCGGTACGGCCCGGGGTCTTGCGTTCCCATTCCTGGAGCATTTCCTTGACCACCTGGCGCTGCAGGTTTTCCTGGGAGCCGCAGAGGTTGCACGGGATGATCGGGAACTGCTTGAGGTCGGAATAGGCCTGGATGTCCTTCTCGCTGCAATAGGCCAGGGGGCGGATCACCACATTACGCCCGTCGTCGGCCCGCAGCTTGGGCGGCATGGCCTTGAGCGAGCCGTTGTAGAACATGTTGAGGAAGAAGGTCTCGACGATGTCGTCCCGGTGGTGACCCAGGGCCATCTTGGTCGCGCCGATCTCGTCGGCGAAGGTGTACAGGGTGCCGCGACGCAGGCGCGAGCACAGCGAACAGGTGGTCTTGCCTTCCGGTATCAGTTCCTTGACCACCGAATAGGTGTCCTTCTCGACGATGTGGTATTCCACGCCCAACGTCTCGAGGTAGGCCGGCAATACGTGCTCGGGGAACCCGGGCTGCTTCTGGTCCATGTTCACGGCGACGATGTCGAACTTGATCGGTGCAACCTTCTGCAGGTGCATCAGCACATCGAGCATGGTGTAGCTGTCCTTGCCGCCGGACAGGCAGACCATGACCTTGTCGCCGTCTTCGATCATGTTGAAGTCGGCGACCGCTTCCCCGGCCTGGCGGCGCAAGCGTTTCTGCAGTTTGTTCTGGTTGACCGTAAGAGTGCCCATGGCGCTTGAAATCCGCGGTGTGTGACGAAAAGCCGGTCATTTTACGCAAAAACTGCGCGCGGGCGAAGCGCCGGGCGCCAGTCGACCGATCAAATCGCCGAATGCGATTACCAGCCGCGCCGACAGCGCGATTTGCTCTAACACCCATGACCTTTGCAGGTCAGTCCTTTCTATACTGCGACATAAGGTCGCACACATATTCAGACCTTTACTTACTTGGCCGCTGGCCCGTAGGCGCTCCGTTGGGGGGCGATGGCAATAACAAAGGAGTGACTGACTATGATTCATCATGTCGTGGGACTCTTCACCCACCCCGATCAGGAATGGCGAGAAATACGTGGCGACGAAGAGGAAAGCATCAGCCACATGTACCTCACCCACACGCTGATTCTCGCGGCGATTCCGGCGATTTCGGCGTTTATCGGCACCACCCAGGTCGGTTGGGTCATCGGCAATCGGGCACCGGTCATGCTGACCATGGAAAGCGCGCTGTGGATGACCATCATGTCGTACCTGGCGATGCTGGGCGGGGTTGCGGTCATGGGTGCCTTCGTCCACTGGATGGCCCGCACCTACGACGCCAGCCCGAGCCTCGCGCGCTGCATCGCGTTCGCCACCTATACCGCGACGCCCCTGTTCATCGGTGGCCTGGCGGCGCTGTATCCGCACATGTGGCTCGGCATGATCGTCGGCACGGCCGCCATCTGCTACACCGTCTACCTGCTGTATGTCGGGTTGCCGACCTTCATGAACATTCCCTCGGACGAAGGTTTCCTGTTCTCAAGCTCCGTACTGGCCGTTGGGCTGGTGGTGCTGGTCGCGATCATGGCGTTCACCGTGATCGTCTGGGGTCTTGGCGTCGGCCCCGTTTACACCAACTGACGTCGCTCAAAAAACCAACACAATCTGCCAACACAGGCCGCCGCAAGGCGGCCTTCTAATCTGCGCAACGACCATTCGGCGCCTGGACGATTCGGAATGCATCGGCTTTGCGGCATACTCACCCGCTCTGGAGAGCCGTTAAGCATGCCCGAGCAACTCAATACCCGCGTCGAAGACTGTTTCCAACTCGCTGAATCCTTTTTCAAACGACCTTTCAAACGCCCGGTGGTCAGCCTCAAGTTGCGCGGCCAGAAAGCCGGTGTCGCCCACCTGCACGAGAACCTGCTGCGCTTCAACCCGCAGCTGTACCGGGAAAACACCGAAGACTTCCTCAAACAGACCGTGGCCCATGAAGTCGCGCACCTGATCGCCCACCAACTGTTCGGCGAGCGCATTCAGCCCCACGGCGAAGAATGGCAACTGATCATGCGCGGCGTGTACGAACTGCCGCCCAATCGCTGCCACACCTACGAGATACAGCGCCGCAGCGTGACCCGCTACATCTACCGCTGCCCCTGCGACAACGACTTTCCGTTTTCCGCCCAGCGCCATCGCCTGGTCACCCAGGGCCGACGCTATCTGTGTCGGCGTTGCCGGCACACCCTGGTGTTCAGCGGCGAGATGCGGGTGGAGTGAACCCGGCCCGGCGCCCTACAAGATGACCCGGCCCTGGCGCAGTTCGGCGATGCGCTGCACGCTGTAACCCAGCTCAGCCAGCACCTGGTCGCTATGGGCGCCCAGTTCCGCCCCGATATGCCGCGGCTCCGGCAGCCCCTGGGAAAACTTCAACGGACAGGCCATCTGCGCCTGGTAGCTGCCATCGCCACGCGGCACCTGGCTGACCAGTTGCCGCTCCTGCAACTGCGGATGCACCACCGCCTCCGCCAGGCCCAGCACCGGTTCGACGCAGGCGTCGACCCCAGCAAACAACTCGCAGAGCTTGGCAAAATCGTGCTTCTCGAACTCGACCTGCAAGGCCTGCTTGAGCGCCTGCTGTTGTTCCGGCTGCGGCGACAGCCCCTGGGCCGCCAGTTCCGGACGCCCCAGGGCCTTGCACAGCGCCTGCATGAACGGCGGCTCCAGGCTGCCCACCGACAGCCAGCGACCATCCCGACTGCGGTAATAGTCATAGAAGCTGCCGCCAT from Pseudomonas chlororaphis subsp. chlororaphis encodes:
- a CDS encoding response regulator; the encoded protein is MLKKLGIKGRVLLLTLLPTSLMALVLGGYFTWMQQSDLQTQLLQRGEMIAEQLAPLVAPALAHKNTALLERIATQSLEQQDVRAVTFLAPDRTPLAHAGPSMLNQAPTGNGSQMLQRTGSDATRYLLPVFGRHRNLAGDLIPDESDRLLGWVELELSHNSMLLRGYRSLFASLLLIIAGLICTGLLALRMGRTINNPLSQIKHAVTQLKDGNLETRLPLLGSQELDELASGINRMAGTLQNAQEELQHSIDQATEDVRQNLETIEIQNIELDLARKEALEASRIKSEFLANMSHEIRTPLNGILGFTHLLQKSELTPRQLDYLGTIEKSADSLLGIINEILDFSKIEAGKLVLDSIPFNLRDLLQDTLTILAPAAHAKQLELVSLVYRDTPLSLVGDPLRLKQILTNLVSNAIKFTREGTIVARAMLEEEHEDSVQLRISIQDTGIGLSNQDVRALFQAFSQADNSLSRQPGGTGLGLVISKRLIEQMGGEIGVDSTPGEGSEFWISLRLPKTRDDAEDLPAPPLLGRRIAVLENHELARQALQHQLEDCGLEVTPFNTLEALTNGVTGVHQTEQAIDLAVLGITSNDMPPERLNQHIWDLEHLGCKVLVLCPTTEQTLFHLSVPNPHSQLQAKPACTRKLRRALADLVNPKVVRNEPSEPIASRPPRVLCVDDNPANLLLVQTLLEDMGAKVLAVDSGYAAVKAVQNESFDLVMMDVQMPGMDGRQSTEAIRQWESERNCTPLPVIALTAHAMANEKRALLQSGMDDYLTKPISERQLAQVVLKWTGLALRNQGPERTGEPSGNGLELQVLDHDEGLRLAAGKADLAADMLAMLLASLEADREAIRAARAANDHNALIERVHRLHGATRYCGVPQLRAACQRSETLLKQEDVKAFAALDELERAINRLATEARINA
- a CDS encoding 2-hydroxyacid dehydrogenase, which produces MRTILFSSQNYDRDSFLGTDLPPGIELQFQAARLSLDTAALAEHHEVVCAFINDDLSAPVLEQLAAGGTRLIALRSAGYNHVDLAAAKRLGLSVVRVPAYSPHAVAEHAVALILALNRRLHRAYNRTREGDFSLHGLTGFDLVGKTVGIVGTGQIGATFARIMAGFGCQLLAHDPFPNPQVEALGARYLSLPELLAQAQIISLHCPLTADSKHLINRQSLARMQPGAMLINTGRGGLVDTPALIEALKNGQLGYLGLDVYEEEAQLFFEDRSDLPLQDDVLARLLTFPNVIVTAHQAFLTREALAAIADTTLHNIAAWAAGAPCNRVEG
- a CDS encoding META domain-containing protein, whose product is MKRLALIAAFGAGLLGCAAEPVKLQQDRSYILEWIGERPLIDYSHLTITLGEDGRAYGNGGCNHWFAPYTLEGDKLSFGKVGSTRKLCAPALMEQERRFLQALETVQRWDISPIEQVRFWPAEGKPLRWWLEEG
- a CDS encoding TlpA disulfide reductase family protein, whose product is MARQLAAALAIIGTLLLSGCGNDYGVDQYGRKVAAERVDKQWLVLNYWAEWCGPCRTEIPELNALAEGLKGQPVSVLGVNFDNVQGEELKSASEKLGIKFTVLAQNPAEIFDLPRSEGLPVTYIIDDQGKVREQLMGEQTAAGVMAKLEALRGH
- the arsC gene encoding arsenate reductase (glutaredoxin) (This arsenate reductase requires both glutathione and glutaredoxin to convert arsenate to arsenite, after which the efflux transporter formed by ArsA and ArsB can extrude the arsenite from the cell, providing resistance.), with protein sequence MTDLTLYHNPRCSKSRGALELLEARGLTPTVVRYLETPLDAAQLQSLLGKLGIGARQLLRTGEDEYKTLNLADASLSEAQLIAAIAAHPKLMERPILEVGDKAIIGRPPENVLEILP
- the wrbA gene encoding NAD(P)H:quinone oxidoreductase, producing the protein MSTPYILVLYYSRNGSTNEMARQIARGIEQGGMEARLRTVPAISADCEAVAPSIPEDGALYASLDDLKHCSGLALGSPTRFGNMAAPLKYFLDGTSNLWLTGALVGKPAGVFTSTASLHGGQETTLLSMMLPLLHHGMLITGLPYSESALLETRGGGTPYGASHHAGADGKSPLNEHEVALCRALGLRLAKTALQLESSRG
- a CDS encoding DUF2069 domain-containing protein: MAKKPKILPAIEWLEPRVRITRVLSLICFFGLVGLLCGYYLFVADLHGARPWVILLIELVPLLLMAPGMLVGSARGHSWMCFVVNLYFIKGALAAYDPNRQLFGILEMLASLAVFCSALLYVRWRFQLNRKLAGEGQVSAA
- a CDS encoding DNA-3-methyladenine glycosylase I is translated as MRDYKWLHEYCLNRFGSAAELEAHLPVPKTPAQLRKISDDRYLSTLALRVFRAGLKHSLVDAKWPAFEEVFFGFDPQKVVLMGAEHLERLMQDTRIIRHLGKLKSVPRNAQMVLDVEKEKGSFGALIADWPVTDIVGLWKYLAKHGHQLGGLSAPRFLRMVGKDTFVPTYDVVAALNAQQIIDKVPSSLKDLATVQGAFNQWHAESGRPLCQISMMLAYTVNH
- the ttcA gene encoding tRNA 2-thiocytidine(32) synthetase TtcA, whose amino-acid sequence is MGTLTVNQNKLQKRLRRQAGEAVADFNMIEDGDKVMVCLSGGKDSYTMLDVLMHLQKVAPIKFDIVAVNMDQKQPGFPEHVLPAYLETLGVEYHIVEKDTYSVVKELIPEGKTTCSLCSRLRRGTLYTFADEIGATKMALGHHRDDIVETFFLNMFYNGSLKAMPPKLRADDGRNVVIRPLAYCSEKDIQAYSDLKQFPIIPCNLCGSQENLQRQVVKEMLQEWERKTPGRTESIFRGLQNVVPSQLADRNLFDFTSLKIDETAASRFVNVVNL
- a CDS encoding Yip1 family protein codes for the protein MIHHVVGLFTHPDQEWREIRGDEEESISHMYLTHTLILAAIPAISAFIGTTQVGWVIGNRAPVMLTMESALWMTIMSYLAMLGGVAVMGAFVHWMARTYDASPSLARCIAFATYTATPLFIGGLAALYPHMWLGMIVGTAAICYTVYLLYVGLPTFMNIPSDEGFLFSSSVLAVGLVVLVAIMAFTVIVWGLGVGPVYTN
- a CDS encoding SprT family zinc-dependent metalloprotease, which codes for MPEQLNTRVEDCFQLAESFFKRPFKRPVVSLKLRGQKAGVAHLHENLLRFNPQLYRENTEDFLKQTVAHEVAHLIAHQLFGERIQPHGEEWQLIMRGVYELPPNRCHTYEIQRRSVTRYIYRCPCDNDFPFSAQRHRLVTQGRRYLCRRCRHTLVFSGEMRVE